Proteins co-encoded in one Streptosporangiales bacterium genomic window:
- a CDS encoding IS5/IS1182 family transposase produces MSRFQLLSDGQWALIEGFLPGPTGRKGRPF; encoded by the coding sequence GTGTCGCGTTTCCAGTTGCTCTCGGATGGTCAGTGGGCGTTGATCGAGGGGTTTCTGCCGGGTCCGACCGGCCGGAAAGGGCGCCCGTTC